The genomic stretch GTACATCACATGAGAAGATGAGAAAGTGGTACATTGTGTGAGAACATGAGAAAGTGGTACATCACATGAGAAGATGAGAAAGTGGTATGTCATGTGAGAACATGAGATAGTGGTACATCATGTGAGAACGTGAGAAAGTGGTACATCGTGTGAGAACGTGAGAAAGTGGTACATCACATGAGAACATGAGAAAGTGGTATGTTATGTGAGAACATGAGAAAGTGGTACATCACATAAGAACATGAGAAAGTGGTACATCATGTGAGAACATGAGAAAGTGGTACATAACATGAGAAAGTGGTACATCATGTGAGAACGTGAGAAAGTGGTACATCGTGTGAGAACGTGAGAAAGTGGTACATCATGTGAGAACATGAGAAAGTGGTATGTCATGTGAGAAAGTGGTACATCACATGAGAAGATGAGAAAGTGGTACATTGTGTGAGAACATGAGAAAGTGGTACATCACATGAGAACATGAGAAAGTGGTATGTCATGTGAGAACATGAGATAGTGGTACATCGTGTGAGAACGTGAGAAAGTGGTACATCGTGTGAGAACGTGAGAAAGTGGTACATCGTGTGAGAACGTGAGAAAGTGGTACATCATGTGAGAACATGAGAAAGTGGTATGTTATGTGAGAACGTGAGAAAGTGGTACATCACATAAGAACATGAGAAAGTGGTACATCATGTGAGAAGGTGAGAAAGTGGTATGTCATGTGAGAACATGAGAAAGTGGTATGTCACTGTGGGGagcgggctgtaagctgacacggtccttgcacctgtaggggctagcaaggctggcacctacccgcacagatttcccaggcctgtttggatggcaactaatcagtataacgagagcagcccctgcctccagagctttcccagggtttgttcatatgactgctatcagtaggataagagctactttcatggctgaccaagaaatatgtatccaactagtgagatttattgtaacaagaaacctgtccttcaactcatccctccagtagtgattttagagaaacaaagaatgttttccttgtgagtgattccctgcttagtgtcttatgcataaaaagcactgtattactaataaaagtcgCCAGAACTTCTCGAGAGCTGTTgacctcccgaatcccgctgtcctgtctttctttctcttctcaaatcccacctccctacctcagcccggttcaatcgtcaggctggacctgacatgTCACGTGAGAACATGAGAAAGGAAAAGGCCTGGACCACGCCATTGGCGGTGCACGTGCTGCTGAAGGAGGGGTGCTAGGTGGCCTGGCCGGTGTCTGCGTCCTTGATCTCAGATCCCGGCGCCCTGCCCAGAGgtctgcccagggctggggtggagaggaggagcgGAAACCGCCAAGCCCCTCGAGCCTGGGGTCCCTGGCAGTCAGAGACACGCAGGCCCGGGCTCTCGCTCACACGGGGGCATGTTGTTGGAAGTGATGCCTGTGGAGAAATGCCTGTTTCCAGAGACGAGGCCGGGAGGGGTCGGCTAAGACCAGAATGCTGGCCAGCGCTGGGCCCGGGGCTGGTGCGAAGATGAATTTTCCACGTGCTTTTCTACTTCTCAGTTTTCTGGttgaatatatattgtttttataataatatgttttacaatagaaaatatttaaaaccagtGCCGGATTGTAAAGACCCCCATGCAGGCTATGCTTTTAGTTTATTTACCCAATGTGTGAAAAAACCCCAAACGCACGGCGACGTCACGtagcttttttctctttaaaggagAGGCTCCTTGTAAAGTAATGTCGGAACgatatttattcatcttttacTAATGTCACATTCTTTCAGAACACCCATCAGTGTGCATCTTGGAGAGCGTACCCCTGTGGAACCCGAATTGGCTTTCACGTCTTTGCTTTGCGAGACTGGACGCGGAGTCGGGGTCGTGCATGGACGGGCCGGCCCGTCAGTTCACTGCACTCGGGGGAGGCGGGCACAGCGTCCCTGTGGGCCCCGCTGAGCTGCAGGCGCCGCTCACTCCTTTTTGAAGATCCTCTTGGCTTCTACCCCTTCGTACACGTAAGTCTGAAAGGTGTTAACAGACGGGAGGTGTTAGCAGCATTAAGATTTAAggctaaattaagaaaaatattagattCACATACTATTATCACTTTGAAGTGAATTCATAGTGTTTTCCTTGTTCTTGATAGCAGCGTTTTGTACAGCTACAGACCACATCTACTTAAAAGCATGCAgtttgcccggctggcatggctcagtggttgagcatcgaactatgaaccaagaggtcccaggttcaattcccagtcagggcacatgcctgggtgcggACTTGGtgcccaagtgtggggcatgcagcaggcagtccatcaatgattctctctcatcatggatgtttctctctctcccctctcccttcctctctgaaataaaaaaaaaaatgttaaaaagtaaaaaataaaaacattcagttTGTAATCACATTTCAGTTAAAATAGGCATTGATGTATTGGACATGTATGTAAGTTTGCTTCAATAAATAGGCATCGGAAAAGATGTCTGTTGTTAAAATCAGAAGGTTTATGGGAAAAATACTGGCTGGTTGTGGAAGCTGTCACTCGCAGCCACAGGATGAATGCCTCGTGGCGTTCCTGGCTTTGGGAAGCAGTGTCATCGTCACAGCTCACCTGGACCAGCTCGCCACCAACAATTTCTCGGACAGCGTTCAGCTCCTTCCCGTTGTCCACCCGCTTGAATCTCCCGACGAGTTTGTCTCCCTCCAGGCTCCAGGTCCCCTACAGAGAAGGACAGTCACAGGGATGAAACGGACCGCTGGGTCGCCCACGTGTCAGGCACTGCTCCGAGTCGGGTGCGTGGACGTCTCGCGTCTTCACAATGACCCTGTGCGGTGGCCGGGAGCCAGCCCAGCTCTCACTCGGCCCCACGCGCTGGCTTACAAGCCCTCCTGAGAGCAGAGCGCCTGGACCTCGTGGAGGTTCTGGTTAGCTCCCGGGCCGGGCCGGCACCCCTGCTGGCTTTAGTTAAGGACTTGTTCTAGTAACTCTGTAAGGCACATAGCGGGCCAGATGTTAACACTTTCATCGTCATTGCAAGCGCGGCATTCAACCAGGAAAATTCTGAGGACGTAAAAGTTTCCAAAAAATCAGTTGAAACATGACTCCCTAAAACTTAGTATCTCAGACATTACACGGTATGACCTACGGTTAGCATGAGGCCTTTCCCTTTCTCATtcataatcattttattatttaaattacacTTATTAAATGCCGGTGACGTCTGGTTAGAGAGCTAAACGTTTTGGCTGCCGTCAGGTATGGAAAGTTGATCTATGAATAGGTCTACAGTCAGTCATTCAACGCTTTTCCTAATTCTTCTTGTTCAGTCCAGGTTCCGTACAGATATGGGTGGAAATAAAAGTGTAATCGGTCCCCTCCAGCTGTGTGATATGTAACCTGGTAAACTCCTAAGTGAACGAGACTCGCTCTAGCTCACCGCTGGGGCGGGGCAGCGGCCCCAGTGCGGGCAGAAAGGCCCAGAAGGCCTTGCTGTGAACACTTACAGTGAGCTCAGTGCCGTCCGCGAGGCTGTAGTTAAAAGTCACACCAAGATCGAAAGTGATTTCGGCGGTCCGGAAGGTGCTGGACTCTTTGATGGTGAACTTGCTTCCTTCCTGGCTGATGATCAGCTTCAGGTTGTCGTGGGCCGCCAGCTTCCTTTTCACCATGTTGATGCCTGCAAGCAGGAGGGGTGCAGTGAAGTCAGCGCCAGTTCTGCCTTAACAGCATCACcttgcatgtgtgtgcgtgtgtgtgtgtgtgtgtgtgtgtgtgtgtgtgtgtgaggcccgAGGGCGTGGCCTTGCAGCCAGGCAGGTGCTTCTGCAGAAAAAGTCCCGCCCAGCAGGTCCTGAGCCCCTCAAGCTATTCTCCCCGaatgtgagaaaaaataaatggagcaTGGAGCTACAGAACCTTAGAACTGAGTAATTTAAATGAAGTGATCAACCTTTTTGTCTCAGAGTTAAACCAAATTCCAGATATGACCAATGAAGGAT from Eptesicus fuscus isolate TK198812 chromosome 6, DD_ASM_mEF_20220401, whole genome shotgun sequence encodes the following:
- the FABP2 gene encoding fatty acid-binding protein, intestinal; translated protein: MAFDGAWKIDRNENYDKFMEKMGINMVKRKLAAHDNLKLIISQEGSKFTIKESSTFRTAEITFDLGVTFNYSLADGTELTGTWSLEGDKLVGRFKRVDNGKELNAVREIVGGELVQTYVYEGVEAKRIFKKE